In Meleagris gallopavo isolate NT-WF06-2002-E0010 breed Aviagen turkey brand Nicholas breeding stock chromosome 5, Turkey_5.1, whole genome shotgun sequence, a single window of DNA contains:
- the PLEK2 gene encoding pleckstrin-2: MMEETTGVLKEGFLVKRGHIVHNWKVRWFVLLQDKLLYYKLEGGKKESSPKGRILLDGCTITCPCLEYENRPLLIKLKTKTNTDYFLECCSREERDSWALDITGAIHAGHPVQVQELHRMKNSFKLLENISLHHIVDKMRDSSTGIKLTLNVEQGNRYKETFTGSALVDWLISNSFAVSRFEAVTLASMLMEENFTKPVGARSTGATRYSDLSEQFLDDSTALYMFAETGKKMLNSKEELQFNISELSGTIVKQGYLVKQGHKRKNWKVRKFVLRADPAFLHYYDPTKEENRPVGGFSLRGCLVSALEDNGVPAGVKGNVQGNLFKIITKKDIHYYIQASSKAERTEWIEAIKPLT; the protein is encoded by the exons ATGATGGAGGAGACCACTGGAGTCCTGAAGGAAGGCTTCCTTGTCAAGAGG GGACATATTGTGCATAACTGGAAAGTAAGATGGTTCGTTCTGCTACAGGATAAGCTGCTGTATTACAAACTTGAAGGAGGCAAGAAGGAATCTTCTCCAAAGGGCAGGATCCTTTTGGATGGCTGCACTATTACTTGTCCATGTCTGGAATACGAAAACAGACCG TTACTTATCAAACTAAAGACAAAAACCAACACAGACTATTTCCTTGAATGTTGCTCTAGAGAAGAGCGAGACTCTTGGGCTTTGGACATCACTGGAGCTATTCATGCTGGTCACCCAGTGCAGGTGCAAGAGCTTCACAGAATGAAGAACTCTTTCAAACTGCTAGAGAACATCAGCCTCCA CCACATAGTGGATAAAATGCGTGACAGCAGTACTGGAATTAAGCTGACCCTCAATGTGGAGCAaggcaacagatacaaagagacCTTCACAG GTTCCGCTCTGGTGGACTGGCTCATCTCCAACAGCTTTGCCGTGTCTCGGTTTGAGGCTGTCACCCTGGCCTCCATGCTGATGGAAGAGAACTTCACCAAGCCCGTGGGGGCACGCAGCACCGGGGCCACGCGCTACAGTGACCTCTCTGAGCAGTTCCTCGATGACTCTACTGCACTGTACATGTTT GCCGAGACCGGTAAAAAAATGCTCAATTCCAAGGAAGAGCTACAATTTAACATCTCCGAATTAAGTGGCACAATTGTGAAGCAAGGATACTTAGTGAAACAG GGACACAAGAGGAAAAACTGGAAGGTGAGGAAATTTGTTCTGAGAGCCGATCCTGCTTTCCTGCACTACTATGACCCCACCAAG GAAGAGAACAGACCAGTAGGTGGATTTTCTCTTCGTGGCTGTCTTGTCTCAGCTCTGGAGGACAATGGAGTCCCAGCAG gtGTGAAGGGCAATGTGCAAGGCAACCTCTTCAAAATAATCACCAAGAAAGACATTCATTATTATATCCAGGCCAGCTCCAAGGCAGAGCGAACAGAATGGATTGAGGCAATCAAACCACTGACATGA
- the EIF2S1 gene encoding eukaryotic translation initiation factor 2 subunit 1: MPALSCRFYQHKFPEVEDVVMVNVRSIAEMGAYVSLLEYNNIEGMILLSELSRRRIRSINKLIRIGRNECVVVIRVDKEKGYIDLSKRRVSPEEAIKCEDKFTKSKTVYSILRHVAEVLEYTKDEQLESLFQRTAWVFDDKYKRPGYGAYDAFKHAVSDPAILDSLDLTEEERRVLIDNINRRLTPQAVKIRADIEVACYGYEGIDAVKEALRAGLNCSTENMPIKINLIAPPRYVMTTTTLERTEGLSVLNQAMAVIKEKIEEKRGVFNVQMEPKVVTDTDETELARQLERLERENAEVDGDDDAEEMEAKTED, from the exons ATGCCAGCACTAAGCTGTAGGTTCTACCAGCATAAGTTTCCAGAGGTGGAAGATGTAGTGATGGTCAATGTTCGATCCATTGCTGAAATGGGTGCTTACGTCAGCCTGCTAGAATACAACAACATCGAAGGCATGATCCTTCTCAGTGAGCTGTCCAGAAGACGTATTCGTTCCATAAACAAACTCATCCGCATTGGAAGGAACGAATGTGTGGTGGTCATAAGAGTTGACAAAGAGAAAG GTTATATTGACCTGTCAAAAAGAAGAGTTTCTCCAGAGGAGGCAATCAAATGCGAAGACAAATTCACAAAATCAAAGACT GTGTACAGCATTCTTCGCCACGTTGCTGAGGTGTTGGAGTACACGAAGGATGAGCAGCTTGAGAGTCTGTTCCAGAGGACTGCCTGGGTATTTGATGACAAGTACAAAAGACCGGGATACGGTGCTTATGATGCATTCAAGCATGCGGTCTC AGATCCTGCCATCCTGGACAGCTTAGATCTCACAGAGGAAGAGAGGCGTGTATTGATTGACAATATTAACAGACGTCTGACTCCACAAGCAGTCAAAATCCGAGCTG ATATTGAGGTTGCATGTTATGGTTATGAAGGTATAGATGCAGTGAAAGAAGCTCTGAGAGCAGGATTGAACTGTTCCACAGAGAACATGCCCATTAAA ATCAATCTGATAGCTCCTCCTCGGTATGTGATGACTACTACAACACTGGAGAGAACTGAAGGACTCTCTGTTCTGAATCAAGCCATGGCTGTCATTAAAGAGAAGAttgaggagaagagaggagtcTTCAATGTGCAGATGGAG cctaaAGTTGTTACTGACACAGATGAGACTGAGCTTGCAAGGCAATTGGAAAGACTGGAGAGGGAAAATGCTGAAGTGGATGGAGATGATGATGCTGaggaaatggaagcaaaaaCCGAAGACTAA
- the ATP6V1D gene encoding V-type proton ATPase subunit D, whose amino-acid sequence MSGKDRIEIFPSRMAQTIMKARLKGAQTGRNLLKKKSDALTLRFRQILKKIIETKLLMGEVMREAAFSLAEAKFTAGDFSTTVIQNVNKAQVKIRAKKDNVAGVTLPVFEHYQEGGDSYELTGLARGGEQLAKLKRNYAKAVELLVELASLQTSFVTLDEAIKITNRRVNAIEHVIIPRIERTLSYIITELDEREREEFYRLKKIQEKKKVLKEKSEKERELRRAAGGEREPANLLAEEKDEDLLFE is encoded by the exons ATGTCGGGCAAGGATCGCATCGAGATCTTCCCATCGCGGAT GGCTCAGACCATCATGAAGGCTCGTTTGAAGGGAGCTCAAACAGGTCGCAACCTCTTGAAGAAGAAGTCTGACGCTTTGACACTCCGATTCAGGCAGATCCTTAAGAAAATTATTGAG actaAGTTGCTCATGGGTGAGGTGATGAGAGAAGCTGCCTTTTCACTTGCCGAGGCAAAGTTTACAGCAGGAGATTTCAG TACCACCGTGATCCAGAATGTGAACAAAGCTCAAGTCAAGATCAGAGCTAAGAAAGACAATGTAGCAG GTGTAACCTTGCCGGTTTTTGAGCATTATCAGGAAGGAGGCGACA gcTATGAGCTGACTGGCTTGGCCAGAGGTGGAGAACAGCTAGCTAAGCTGAAGAGGAACTATGCCAAAGCTGTGGAGCTGCTTGTGGAACTGGCCTCCTTACAG ACATCCTTCGTTACTTTGGATGAAgccattaaaataacaaatagaCGTGTGAATGCAATTGAACATG TGATTATTCCCAGGATCGAGCGTACTCTTTCCTATATCATCACAGAACTGGATGAAAGAGAACGAGAGGAATTCTACAG GTTAAAGAAgatccaggaaaagaaaaaggtactgaaagaaaaatctgagaaaGAACGGGAGCTGCGGAGGGCTGCTGGTGGGGAACGTGAACCAGCCAATCTCTtagcagaagagaaggatgaAGACCTTCTCTTTGAGTAA